Genomic segment of Rhodococcus rhodochrous:
TCTGATCGGAGTCGTCGGAGACTTGCTGCACCTGCTCCTCGGCGGACTCTGAGTCCACCGGCCGACGGGGGGTCGGTCACAGGAGAGAAGGCCCCGCGGTGTGCACGCCGCGGGGCCTCTCCGTGTGCCGGGTGATCCCGTCCGCGACCGGCACGGATACGGGCACGTGAGATCCGACGCCCGGCCGTCACGAAGCGCCCGCGGTCGGTAGTGTGCTCCCCGTGAAAGCACTGCGCCGGTTCACCGTACGAGCCCATCTTCCCGAGCGGCTGGCTGCGCTGGGAGCCCTGACCGCCAACCTCAGATGGTCGTGGCACCCGCAGACCCAGGACCTGTTCGAATCGGTCGACCCGGACCTGTGGCGCCGGTGCAGCAACGACCCCGTCCGGCTGCTCGGCGAGGTGCCGCCCGCCCGCCTCGACGCGCTCGCCGAGGACGGCGACTTCCTCGCCCGCCTCGATGCCGCTGCCGCCGACCTCGAGCACTACCTCGCCCGTCCCCGCTGGTTCCAGGAACAGCAGGAACGCGGCGCGGCACTGCCCGCCGGCATCGCCTACTTCTCGATGGAATTCGGTGTCACCGAGGTGCTGCCGAACTACTCCGGCGGCCTCGGCATCCTCGCCGGCGACCACCTCAAGGCCGCCTCCGATCTCGGCCTGCCGCTCATCGGTGTCGGCCTGCTCTACCGCTCCGGCTACTTCCGGCAGTCGCTCAGCGCCGACGGCTGGCAGATGGAGCACTACCCCTCCTACGACCCGCAGGGCCTGCCGCTGCGACTGCTCACCGAGGCCGACGGCACCGCCGCGCTCGTGCAGGTCGCCGTGCCGGGTGGGCGCACACTCGACGCGCGGATCTGGATCGCCCAGGTCGGGCGCGTCCCGCTGCTGCTGCTCGACTCCGACATCCCGTCCAACGACGAGGAGCTGTGCGGGGTCACCGACCGCCTCTACGGCGGCGACCAGGACCACCGCATCAAGCAGGAGATCCTCGCCGGCGTCGGCGGTGTCCGCGCGGTGCGCGCCTACACACGCATCCACGGCCTGCCCGACCCCGACGTCTTCCACATGAACGAGGGACACGCGGGTTTCCTGGGCGCAGAACGCATCCGCGAACTCGTCACCGGCTCCGGACTCGACTTCGACGAAGCGCTCGCCGCCGTGCGGGCCGGCACGGTCTTCACCACCCACACCCCCGTGCCCGCGGGTATCGACCGCTTCCCGATCGATCTCGTCCGTCACTACTTCTCGGGCACCAACGGCGAGAACGAGTCGGCGCTGCTGCCCGGCCTCACGGTCGACCGCATCCTCGCGCTCGGACGCGAGAGCAACCCGAACGTGTTCAACATGGCCCATCTCGGTCTGCGACTCGGCCAGCGCTGCAACGGTGTGTCCAAGCTGCACGGCGAGGTCAGCCGCGGCATGTTCGAAGGACTGTGGCCCGGATTCGACGCCGCCGAGGTGCCCATCGGATCGGTCACCAACGGTGTGCACGCCCCCACCTGGGCCGCGCGCGAGTGGATCGCGCTGGCCAACCGGCTCGCCGGACCCGACCGGGTCGAGGAGGCCCGCGGCTGGGAATTGCTCCAGTCCATCGACCGCAAGGAACTGTGGTCGACCCGCAACACGCTGCGCGCCCAGCTCGTCGCCGAGGTGCGCCGCCGGCTGCGCGAGTCGTGGCTCGAACGCGGCGCCACCGAGGCCGAACTGGGCTGGATCGAGTCGGTCTTCGACCCGAACGTGCTCACCGTCGGGTTCGCACGGCGCGTGCCCACCTACAAGCGCCTCACCCTGATGCTGCGCGATCCCGAGCGGCTGCGCGCGTTGCTGCTCGACGACGAACGGCCCGTGCAGCTCGTCGTCGCCGGTAAGAGCCACCCCGCCGACGACGGCGGCAAGGCCCTCATCCAGCAGGTCGTGCGGTTCGCCGACGAGTACGACGTGCGGCACCGCATCGTCTTCCTGCCCAACTACGACATGTCGATGGCCCGCTATCTGTACTGGGGTTGCGATGTGTGGCTGAACAACCCGCTGCGCCCGCTCGAGGCGTGCGGCACGTCGGGCATGAAGTCGGCCCTCAACGGCGGTCTCAACCTGTCCATCCGCGACGGATGGTGGGACGAGATGTTCGACGGTGAGAACGGCTGGGCCATCCCCACCGCCGACGGTGTCGACGACACCCGCCGCGACGATCTCGAGGCCGCCGCCCTGTACGAATTGCTCGAACGTTCGGTGCTGCCGCGCTTCTACGACCGCGACTCCGACGGTGTGCCGGCCCGCTGGATCGAGATGGTGCGTCACACGCTCGAGAATCTCGGCCCGAAGGTGCTCGCCTCGCGCATGGTGCGCGACTACGCCGTCGACTACTACATCCCCGCGGCCGCGGCGGCCGCGAAGGTGACCGCCGACGACTACGCGGGTGCGCGGGCGCTGGCCGACTACCGGCACCGCATCGAGGCGGCGTGGCCCGGAGTACGTGTCGCGCAGGTCGATTCGACGCCGATTCCGGACGTGCCGCAGATCGGCCTGCCGCTGGGGCTGACCGCACACGTCCAGCTCGGCGACCTGACCCCGGAGGACGTCGAGGTGCAGGCAGTGGTCGGGCGCGTGGGCTCCGACGACACGATCGGCGACCCCGTCACCGTGCCGATGGAACACATCGGCACCGATTCGCTGGGGGAGGAGTTCACCGCGACGGTGCCGTTGCCGCTCGCCGGCGCCGTCGGCTACACGGTGCGGGTGCTGCCCAGACACGGCCTGCTCGCCTCGCCCGCCGAACTCGGCATGGTCGCGCTCCCGTAGGAGCCGGGGCCCGCCGGGTGCTCAGCCGCGCAGACGCGTGAGTGCCCGGCGGACCACCGCCGGATCGGCCGTTTCCCAGAACGGCGGCAGCGACGCGCGCAGATAGCCGCCGTACCGCGCGGTCGCCAGACGCGAATCGAGCACCGCCACCACACCCCGGTCGTCGGTGCTGCGCAGCAGTCGCCCCACACCCTGCGCCAACAGCAGGGCGGCATGATTGGCGGCGACCGCCATGAATCCGTTGCCGCCGCGCGCCTCGACGGCGCGCTGCCGGGCGACCAGCAGCGGATCGTCGGGGCGGGGGAACGGAATGCGGTCGATGAGCACCAGCGACAGCGACGGGCCCGGAACGTCGACACCCTGCCACAGCGACAGGGTCCCGAACAGGCTCGTCGCCTCGTCGGCTGCGAACTTCTCGACCAGCGCGCCCGTCGCGTCGTCGCCCTGGCACAGGACCGGCGTGTCGAGACGGTCGCGCAGCGCCTCGGTGGCGGCCTTCGCGGCGCGCATCGAGGAGAACAATCCGAGGGTGCGCCCTTCGGCTGCGGTGACGAGTTCGGCGATCTCGTCGAGATGCGAGGGCGGCAGACCGTCGCGGCCGGGTGGCGTCAGGTGCTTCGCGATGTAGAGGATGCCCGCCTTCGCATGATCGAAAGGCGACCCCACGTCGATCCCGTTCCACGCGAGATCGCCCTTGTCGGAAGGCGGTTCGGCGCCGGAGGCGGAGGTGGTGTCGCTACGGGCGGGGGACTGCGGCGGCAGACCCCAGTTGACGGCGAGGCCGTCGAACGACCCGCCGACCGTGAGGGTCGCGGAGGTGAGGACGACGGTGGACTCGCCGAACAACCGGCTGCGCAACAACCCGCCGACCGAGAGCGGCGCGACCCGCACGGTGCGGCGGACGTTGCCGCGGAACTCGTCGGCGGCGAGCCACACGACGTCGGGCCGCTGAGAGGGATCGCGCTGCTCGAAGGTCGTGAGCACCCGGACCGCGCAGTCGTGCACCTCGTCGATCTCCGCGAGCGCCTGACTGCGGGCCGCGGCGACCTCGGGGTCGGTGCCGGGCTTGGCCGGTCCGATCGCCGTGTGCACGGCCCAGGCGGCATCGCGGATCGAGGCCAGCGCGGCCGCGGCGCCCTCGGGCAGCTCGTCCCAGCGACCCGCCGGTAGTGCTTCGAGAAACGACTCCCAGTTCTCGGCGGCACCGTCGAGCCGATCGATCTCCTCGTCCTCGACGAGCTTGACGCAGCGCCGCGCGGCCGCCGACACCGTGCCCGGAGACAACTCGGCCGTGGCGACGTTCGTGATCCGATCGACGAGTTCGTGCGCCTCGTCGACGACCACGACGTCGTGCTCGGGCAGGATCGAGATGCCGGTGATGGCATCGATCGCGAGCAGCGCGTGGTTGGTGACGACTACGTCGACCTGCGCGGCCTCGGCTCGCGCGATCTCGGCGAAGCAGTCTTCTCCCACCGGGCACCGCGACTTGCCGAGGCACTCGCGCGCCGTGACGGAGAGCTGACGCCACGCCTGATCGGAGACGCCGGGAGACAGATCGTCGCGGTCGCCGGTCTCGGTGGTGGACGACCACTCCGTCACCCGCCGCACCTCGCGGCCGATGCGCGAGAGGGCGAACGCGTCGAACAGCTCGGCGTCGGGCGTCTCCTCGGCGAGGCCGGTATGGATCTTGTTCAGGCACAGGTAGTTTCCGCGACCCTTGAGGATCGCGAAACGCGGGCGCCGGCCGAGCGAACCGGCGAGGGCGTCGGCGAGTCGCGGCAGGTCGCGCTCGACGAGCTGCCGCTGCAACGCGATGGTCGCGGTGGAGACCACCACGGTGCGGCCCGTCTTCACCGCGTACCGGATACTCGGCACGAGATAGGCCAGCGACTTACCGGTACCCGTGCCGGCCTGTACGGCGAGGTGTTCGCCGGTGTCGATGCTGTGCGCGACGGCCGAGGCCATCGTCAGCTGGTTGCGCCGCTCCTTACCGCCCAGTGCGTGCACCGCGGTTCGCAGCAATTCTGGGACTTCGGGGAGATCCGGCACCGGCACAGGGTATCGGTCCCCACCGTCACCTTCGGCCTGCGGCCCCGCTACCTGTGACTTCGGCGATATCTGTGACTCCGGAGATGTCGGTGACCAGTTCGACGCCGGCCTCGCGCATCCGTTCGAGTGCCGGGCGGATCGTCGTCTCCGACACCCCCGCGGTGTAGGGCAGCAGCACCCGCGCGCCGAAACCCTCCTCGATCGCGTCGAGCGCGGTGGCCCGCACGCAGTGGTCGGTGGCGATCCCGACGATGTCGACGTCCGTCACGCCGCGGTCGCGCAACCACGACGCCAGCATCGTGCCCTCGTCGTCGGTTCCCTCGAAGCCCGAATAGGCCGCGTCGTCGGCCCCCTTCGAGAAGACGGCCTCGAACCGGTCCGTGGCCAGCTCCGGATGGAAGTCCGCGCCCGGCGTCCCGGCCCGGCAGTGCGGCGGCCACGAGTCGACGAAATCGGGTTCGGGAGAGAAATGATCCCCGGGATCGACGTGGTGGTCGCGGGTCGCGACGATGTGTGCGTAGTCGTCACCGCGCGCCTGCAGGAACCGGGTGATGTCGGACGCCACCCGCGAGCCACCCTCCACGGCGAGCGAACCGCCCTCGCAGAAGTCGTTCTGGACGTCGACCACCAACAATGCGCGCATGGCACTCACCCCTCACGGACGAAGCGGGTGGGGATGGCGGGATCCCCGGCCGAGAGCGTCAGGCCCTCCCACGGCAGACGCACCATGCCCTGCCGGAGGTACTCCCGGCTCTCCTCCAGGGTAGGCAGATCGCCGACCGCCTCGCCGCCGCGGACCAACGGGATCATCAGTTCGTGGACCTGCGAACCCTCGCCCGGCGGGACCTGCTCGGCGCGGGCCGGGTACACGACCTCCTCGACGAGCGTGCCCGTCCTCCGCGCATACCGGACGGCCCGCTTCGCGCCTCCTCGGGACTCCTTCGCCGCACTGCGCTTCTCGACCGCGATGCCGTCGACCTCCACGAGCTTGAAGACCATGCCCGCGGTCGGAGCCCCCGACCCCGTGACCAGCGACGTGCCGACACCGTAGGCGTCGACCGGCTCGGCCCGCAGGCCCGCGATCCCGTATTCGTCGAGATCACCCGACATCACGATCTTCGTGCGGGTCGCGCCGAGCCCGTCCAGCTGTGCGCGCACCTGGCGGGCGAGCACACCGAGATCACCCGAATCGATCCGCACGCCACCGAGTTCGGGGCCGGCCACCGCGATCGCCGTGTTCACGCCCTCGGTGATGTCGTAGGTGTCCACCAGCAGGGTCGTGCCCACACCGAGGCTCTCGACCTGGCTGCGGAAGGCGGACGCCTCGTCGCGACCGGCCGTCGTGGTGTGCAGCAGGGTGAACGCGTGCGCGGCGGTACCTGCGGCGGGAATGCCGTACCGCTGCGCGGCCTGCAGATTGGACGTCGAGTCGAATCCTGCGAGATAGGCCGCGCGCGCCGCGGCGACCGCCGCTTCCTCGTGGGTGCGCCGCGACCCCATCTCGATGAGCGCGCGGCCGTCGGCCACACTCGCCATCCGTGCCGCCGCCGCCGCGATCGCACTGTCGTGGTTGAAGATCGACAGCGTCAACGTCTCGAGCAGGACGCACTCGGCGAAGGTGCCGCTCACCGACAGGATCGGTGAGCCCGGGAAGTAGAAGTCGCCCTCGCGGTAGCCGTCGATGTCGCCGGAGAACCGGAAGTCGCGCAGCCACTCGACGGTCCGCGGAGCCAGGAAACCGGCGGCGAGTTCGAGCTCGGCCTCGTCGAACCGGAACGATTCGAGTGCCTCCACCAACCGTGCGGTGCCCGCGACGACGCCGTACCGCCGGCCCGGGGGAAGACGCCGGGCGAAGACCTCGAAGACGCACGGGCGGTCGCCCGTGCCGTCCGCCAGGGCAGCCTCGAGCATGGTCAACTCGTACTTGTCCGTGAACAGTGCGGTGCCGGGACAACCGGCACGGTGAATGGCTTCGGGCACCCGATCACTGTAGAGCCACGGCCTCCGAGGCGGGTTTTTCGCCGTGCTCCGAAGTCGTACCCTGGGAACATGGCGCCGTGTAGTACGACCACTCCGCTCGACGTCCGATTCATGGCCGGCCAGGCCGTTCAGGCCATGGCGGGACAGGCCGTTCCTGCCGAGGCCGAAATCGTCGAGGAGATCGAAGCGGTCGACAGGCCATGGGTGACCGTGGTCTGGGACGACCCCGTCAACCTCATGCACTACGTGACGTTCATCTTCCAGAAGCTGTTCGGGTACAGCAAGGCCAAGGCCACCGAGCTCATGCTCAAGGTCCACAACGAGGGCAAGGCCGTCGTGTCGAGTGGTTCGCGTGACAAGATGGAACACGACGTGCAGCGTCTGCACGCCGCCGGGCTGTGGGCGACGATGCAACGCGACGAATGATCCCCACAGGAGGGCCCGACCGACGTGCGGCAGTGGACCAGGAAGAACTCGCTCAGCGGCCCCAAGCTCCGGTCGGAGATGGACGCCCACGAAGCGTCGGTGCTGCGGTCGCTCGTGTCCTCCGTGCTGGGCATGCTCGAGGAACGCGCCGGACAGGCCCCGCAGGACGACCTCGCGGCGCTGACCGGCCTGCGCACCGGTAACGCCACCCCGCCCGAGATCCCGGCGCTGCGACGACTCCTTCCCGACTTCCACCGCCCCGACGCCGATGCCGTCGCCGAGGTCGGCGACGACGCCGCCGACCTCAACGGTGCGATGCGGAGCCTGCACGAACCGAGCATCATCGACGCCAAGCTCGCCGCCGGCGCGGTCATCCTGCGCACCGTGCCCGAAGGCGGCGGCAAGGTGGTGCTCAATCCCGAACAGGCCGAAGCCTGGCTGTACGGGCTCAACGACGTGCGGCTCGCGCTCGGCACCACCCTCGGCATCGACGCCGACACCCCCGATGTTCTCGACGACGACGATCCGCGTGCCCCGCATCTCGACGTCTACCACTGGCTGACATGGATGCAGGACTCCCTCGTCCAGGCGCTTCAGCCGTGATCGTGCCGGGGCCGACCGATTCGCTGCTCGACGTGGCGGGTCTGAGTGTCGGTCACTGGCAGCGCCTCGATCCCGAGGTCACCGTAGGCACCCCCGAGATTCCCGGTACGGGCGCCGCCACGGGATGCACCGTCGTGCTCGCCGACCCGTCCGCCGTCGCATCGGTGGACGTGCGAGGCGGGGGACCGGGCACGCGGGAGACCGACCTGCTCGATCCGAGTCACTCCGTGCAGCGCGTCGACGCGGTCCTCCTCACCGGTGGCAGCGCGTACGGGCTGGCCGCCGCCGACGGCGTGATGCGTTATCTCGAGAAGAACGGCAAGGGGATCCCGATGGGCGCGCCCGGCGCGGTCGTCCCGATCGTCCCCGGCGCCGTCATCTTCGACCTGCCGGTGGGCCAGTGGTCCGCGCGCCCGACCGCCGATTCCGGATGCACCGCCGCGGCCACCGCCTGCTCCACGCACCTCGAGCGCGGCAGCGCCGGCGCCGGCACCGGTGCCCGCGCCGGGGCGCTCAAGGGCGGCATCGGCTCGGCGAGCGTGCGGATCACGGACGGTCCAGCAGCCGGGGTGACCGTGGCGGCGCTGATGGTCGCCAACCCCGTCGGCTCGGTGTTCGACCCCGTGACCGGCCTGCCCTGGGGCGTCGACGCCGCGCGAGCCGAGGAACTCGGACTGTCGTCGCCCTCCGCGTCGGATCTGGCCGCGGCCCGCGCGCTCGGCGACAAGGGCACCGTCCTGAACACCACGATCGGTGTGGTCGCTACCGACGCACCGCTGTCGAAGGCGGCGTGCCGTCGCGTCGCGGTCACCGGGCACGACGGGCTCGGCCGCGCGATCCGTCCCGCGCATTCCCCGCTCGACGGCGACACGATCTTCGCCCTCTCGACCGGCACCGCCGACGTCACCGACGCACTCCGCGACTCCCCGTCGATCCCGGCCTTCGCCGCCGAACTGCCGATCCTCGCCGCCGTGTGTGAGGCCGCGGCGGTGGTGGTCGAACGCGCGATCGTCGACGCGATCCTGTCCGCGACCTCCGTGGCCGACATCCCCGCCTATCACGACGTGCTGCCCTCGGTCTTCGGCCGCTGACCGGTACGTGACGGCAGAATGGTGCCATGACCATTCCCAGCGGTACCGGCGCCGACACCCGCATCCGGCCGATCTGGCAGCGTGCCGGTCTGTGGATCGGTGGGTTCGTCGCGATGCTCTACGGCGTCGAGGCCGTCGATGCGGTGCTCCCCGCCGATCTCGACGCGGCCGGTGTCGAACCCCGCACCGCCGACGGACTGTGGGGCGTGTTGTTCGCGCCGATCCTGCACGCCGACTGGGCCCATCTCACCGCCAACACCGTGCCCGCGCTCGTCCTCGGCTTCCTGGTGCTGCTCTCCGGTATCGGGCGCGGACTGGCCGCGACCGCGATCATCTGGGTGGTCGCAGGGGTGGGGACGTGGTTGATCGCAGGCTCGGGCGAAACCCACATCGGAGCGTCGAGCCTGATCTTCGGGTGGCTCACCTATCTGATCGTGCGAGGTGTGTTCACCCGCAAGGCCGGGCAGATCCTGCTGGGAGTCGTAGTGCTGTTCCTCTACGGCGGCATGCTGTGGGGCGTGCTGCCGAGCGAACCGTGGATCTCCTGGGAAGGGCACTTCTTCGGTGCGGTCGGCGGCGTCCTCGCGGCGTGGGCGCTGTCCGCGGACGCGCGTCGCGCCCGCCGCACCACCACCTCCGTCATGCCGCGCTGACCACCCGCGCCGAGAGCCACCGTTCGGCCTCGCGAAGTGGCCGAACGATCCGCGCGTCACACCTTCCCGGCCACTGTGAGTCTGCGCCGCAATACGCGCGTTGGCTTCATCGAGGGACCCTCGGCATGGCAGCATGGCTGATATGCGCATGACCGTTCTGGGGTGCTCGGGCAGTGTGGCCGGGCCGGATTCCGCAGCCTCCGGCTACCTGCTGACGGCACCGGACACCCCACCCCTGGTCATCGACTTCGGTCCCGGTGTCCTCGGTGCGCTCCAGCGCCACGCCGACCCCGGTGAAGTGTCGATCCTGCTGTCCCATCTGCACGCCGACCACTGCCTCGACCTGCCCGGACTGCTGGTCTGGCGCCGCTACTCGCCGTCCCCGCCGCAGGGGCGCGTCCTCACCTACGGTCCCGCCGGCACCGCCCACCGCATCGGCGTGGCGTCCGCGGAGATCCCCGGCGAGGTCGACGACGTCAGCGACACCCTCGACGTCCGGATGCTCGGCGACGGCGAGACGATCCGGTTCGGAAGCCTGACCATCTGCCCCGGCCGCGTCCACCACCCGCCGGAGGCCTACGGCTTCCGCATCACCAGCGACTCCGGCCGCACCCTCGTCTACACCGGCGACACCGGCATGTGCGATTCGGTCGTCGAACTCGCCCGCGGCGCCGACGTGCTGCTCGCCGAGGCCTCGTGGACCCACGCCCCGGGGGAACGCCCCGAAGGCGTGCACCTCTCGGGCACCGAAGCCGGTCGCGTCGCGGCCCTCGCCGGTGTCGGCGAACTCCTCCTGACCCACATCCCGCCGTGGACCTCCCGCGAGGACGTCATCGCCGAGGCCAAGGCCGAGTACTCCGGACCGGTCCACGCGGTCACCGCCGGAGACGTGTACCGCATCTGAAGGGCCCGCCCCCGGATCGCCTAGGCTCGGACGAGTGACGACACGAGAAGACGGCAGAGCGGACGACGAACTCCGGAACATTCGCATCACCCGGGGATTCACCAACCACCCGGCGGGCTCCGTGCTCGTCGAATTCGGACAGACCCGCGTGATGTGCACCGCCAGCGTCGAGGAAGGCGTCCCGCGGTGGCGTAGGGGCTCCGGCCTCGGCTGGCTGACCGCCGAGTACGCGATGCTTCCCGCCGCCACCCACACCCGCAGCGGACGCGAATCGGTCAAGGGCAAGCTCGGCGGCCGCACCCAGGAGATCAGCCGGCTCGTCGGCCGGTCGCTGCGCGCGTGCATCGACCTCGCCGCGCTCGGCGAGAACACCATCGCGATCGACTGCGACGTGCTGCAGGCCGACGGAGGCACCCGCACCGCCGCCATCACCGGCGCCTACGTCGCACTGTGCGACGCGGTGACCTACCTTCGTGCCGCGGGCAGCCTCGCCGACCCGCAGCCCATCTCGTGCCAGATCGCCGCCGTCAGCGTCGGCGTGGTCGACGGACGTGTCCGCCTCGACCTGCCCTACGAGGAGGACGTGCGCGCCGAGGTCGACATGAACGTCGTCGCCACCGAGGCGGGCACCCTCGTCGAGGTCCAGGGCACCGGCGAAGGCGCGACCTTCCCGCGTTCCACGCTCGACGCGATGCTCGACTCCTCGCTCGCCGGGATCGAGGAACTGTGCCGGATCCAGCGCGAAGTGCTCGCCGAGCCGTACCCGGGCGCCCTGCCCGAGCCGGTCGAGGCGGAGGCCGGCAAGAAGAAGTTCGGAGCCTGACGTGCGGGTGCTGGTCGCAAGTCGCAACGCGAAGAAGCTGCGCGAACTGCAGCGCGTGCTCGACCGTGCCGGGATCGAGGGCATCGAACTCGTAGGCCTCGACACCGTCCCGCCGTACCCGGAGGCGCCCGAGACGGGGGAGACCTTCGAAGCGAACGCCGGGGCCAAGGCTCGCGACGGCGCCGCAGCCACGGGTATGCCCTGCGTCGCCGACGACTCCGGTCTCGAGGTCGACGCCCTGCGCGGCATGCCCGGCGTGCTCTCGGCGCGCTGGAGCGGACGCCACGGCGACGACGAGGCGAACACCGCACTGCTGCTCGGCCAGATGCAGGACGTGCCGGACGAGCGTCGCGGCGCGGCCTTCGTGTCGGCCTGCGCACTCGTGGTGCCGTCGGACGACGGATTCGTCACGACCGTCGTGCGCGGCGAATGGCGCGGCAGCATCGTGCGCGAGCCGCGCGGCGAGAACGGTTTCGGTTACGACCCGGTCTTCCGGCCCGAAGGTGAAGAACGCACCGCGGCGGAACTGTCCGCGGAGGAGAAGGACGCACAGTCGCATCGAGGACGGGCACTCGCTCAGCTCGTGCCCGCCCTCGCTGCACTCGCCGCGAGTGCCTGACCCGCGGCTCGCCGCGGTCGGTTGATTCGCGGCTCGCCGCGGTCGGCTAGCGGGCGCCTGCCTGCGTCCCCCGCTCCTCGCGAACCGGCTCCGCGGCGCCGGTATCCGATGCAACGCCGGCGTCGGGTGCCGGCGCCGCAGCCGTCTCGGTCGTCGGTTGCGTATCCGCCTCGGCGGGTTCGGTCGGCTCGTCGCCGCGGGAGAGTTCACCGCCCACGACGGGCCAGCCCGCAGCGACCAACTGTTCGCGAACCCGCTCGACGTCCTGCGGGTCCGGTTCCTCGTGGATCACTCCCGCCACGATCTTCCGCAATGTGTCGTGGTCGACCTGCCGCTCCGGATGTTCCGACGCGGTCGCCGCTGCCGTCTCGATCGCCTCGAGAAGTTCCTCTTCGGTGAGCCGGCGCTTGAGCACGGCAAGCAACGCGAAGTGATCCTTGGCCGGGATCCCCTCGGGATATCCCGCCCGCAACCAGTCCAGTACCACGCGTGGATTCCAACGCGCCATCGTCGCCTCCTCACTCACCGTCCCGCACGGACCCTTCGAACCCGAAATGTCCGCCGGAAACCCCCTGTCAGGGTCACAGGGTTCCCGCCACGATAGCGAGGAACACCTGATTCGCCCCGTCAGGGCAGTGAAATGTCCCGCAGATACGCGGTGGGCGTCGTCTTCGCCGTCGTCGACCGGGTGAACCGGGATCTGCTCGAGCAAGGGTGCGCGGGCGTTCCGTCGCAGGGGCCGCACCCGCAACGACAGGTATGACGAAAGCAGCCGTGGGAGGAGCATCGTGCTCCTCCCACGGCCGCTTCGTATCCGAGAACTCGCGACGCGCGCCTACCGCGCAGATCAGCTCGCGTCGTGGGACGAGAGTTCGTTGTTCGCCCTGTCCGTCTCTTCGAGGACCCATCGCATCTCGACGACCGTGCCCTTCGGGCCGGCCGAGACCTGCAGATCGCTGGCCAGATTGCGGATCAGCGTCAACCCGTGACCGCGTGAACGTCGGGCGTCGCTGTCGACGGCGTCGTGCCAGGAGCCGTGGTCGACGACCCGCACGACCACCTCACCCTCGTCGGGCAGATACGCCGCCTCGTAGTCGAGCGTCCCGTGCGCATCGTCCGGCGCATAGGCGTGCTCGACGGCATTCGCGAGCGCTTCGTAGCTCGCGAGCAGTATGTCCTGTCGTTGGTCCTCGCTGAGGGGGAGCTTCGCCAGCCACCGCCTCGTGACGACCCGCAGGCCTGCAATCTCGGTCGGGTCGGCTCGCACACCCGACGAACTGATCTCGTCGGGAAAGAGCAAAGCTGACTCCTCGGGCGCAGACGACATGGCTCCTCGGTTCGTCGGGTACGGCGGTCTACTCGGAGACGCCTTCCGGCGAGGTACCGAGGCCGACGAGCGCGTCGTCGAGCTTCGGATGGATCGCCAAGACCTCTCCGAGGCCGAGGAGTTCGAGCGGGCGTGCCGTTGCACTGCCGTGTGCCACGACGGCGAAACCGGTGTTGTCGGCAGCTCGCTTGGACAACTCGACCAACAGAGCGA
This window contains:
- a CDS encoding cyclic nucleotide-degrading phosphodiesterase, producing the protein MRMTVLGCSGSVAGPDSAASGYLLTAPDTPPLVIDFGPGVLGALQRHADPGEVSILLSHLHADHCLDLPGLLVWRRYSPSPPQGRVLTYGPAGTAHRIGVASAEIPGEVDDVSDTLDVRMLGDGETIRFGSLTICPGRVHHPPEAYGFRITSDSGRTLVYTGDTGMCDSVVELARGADVLLAEASWTHAPGERPEGVHLSGTEAGRVAALAGVGELLLTHIPPWTSREDVIAEAKAEYSGPVHAVTAGDVYRI
- the rdgB gene encoding RdgB/HAM1 family non-canonical purine NTP pyrophosphatase — encoded protein: MLVASRNAKKLRELQRVLDRAGIEGIELVGLDTVPPYPEAPETGETFEANAGAKARDGAAATGMPCVADDSGLEVDALRGMPGVLSARWSGRHGDDEANTALLLGQMQDVPDERRGAAFVSACALVVPSDDGFVTTVVRGEWRGSIVREPRGENGFGYDPVFRPEGEERTAAELSAEEKDAQSHRGRALAQLVPALAALAASA
- a CDS encoding rhomboid family intramembrane serine protease, whose amino-acid sequence is MTIPSGTGADTRIRPIWQRAGLWIGGFVAMLYGVEAVDAVLPADLDAAGVEPRTADGLWGVLFAPILHADWAHLTANTVPALVLGFLVLLSGIGRGLAATAIIWVVAGVGTWLIAGSGETHIGASSLIFGWLTYLIVRGVFTRKAGQILLGVVVLFLYGGMLWGVLPSEPWISWEGHFFGAVGGVLAAWALSADARRARRTTTSVMPR
- a CDS encoding DUF3349 domain-containing protein, encoding MARWNPRVVLDWLRAGYPEGIPAKDHFALLAVLKRRLTEEELLEAIETAAATASEHPERQVDHDTLRKIVAGVIHEEPDPQDVERVREQLVAAGWPVVGGELSRGDEPTEPAEADTQPTTETAAAPAPDAGVASDTGAAEPVREERGTQAGAR
- a CDS encoding P1 family peptidase, yielding MDAGLPRPGASAVIVPGPTDSLLDVAGLSVGHWQRLDPEVTVGTPEIPGTGAATGCTVVLADPSAVASVDVRGGGPGTRETDLLDPSHSVQRVDAVLLTGGSAYGLAAADGVMRYLEKNGKGIPMGAPGAVVPIVPGAVIFDLPVGQWSARPTADSGCTAAATACSTHLERGSAGAGTGARAGALKGGIGSASVRITDGPAAGVTVAALMVANPVGSVFDPVTGLPWGVDAARAEELGLSSPSASDLAAARALGDKGTVLNTTIGVVATDAPLSKAACRRVAVTGHDGLGRAIRPAHSPLDGDTIFALSTGTADVTDALRDSPSIPAFAAELPILAAVCEAAAVVVERAIVDAILSATSVADIPAYHDVLPSVFGR
- a CDS encoding DUF2017 domain-containing protein, which produces MRQWTRKNSLSGPKLRSEMDAHEASVLRSLVSSVLGMLEERAGQAPQDDLAALTGLRTGNATPPEIPALRRLLPDFHRPDADAVAEVGDDAADLNGAMRSLHEPSIIDAKLAAGAVILRTVPEGGGKVVLNPEQAEAWLYGLNDVRLALGTTLGIDADTPDVLDDDDPRAPHLDVYHWLTWMQDSLVQALQP
- the rph gene encoding ribonuclease PH, with protein sequence MTTREDGRADDELRNIRITRGFTNHPAGSVLVEFGQTRVMCTASVEEGVPRWRRGSGLGWLTAEYAMLPAATHTRSGRESVKGKLGGRTQEISRLVGRSLRACIDLAALGENTIAIDCDVLQADGGTRTAAITGAYVALCDAVTYLRAAGSLADPQPISCQIAAVSVGVVDGRVRLDLPYEEDVRAEVDMNVVATEAGTLVEVQGTGEGATFPRSTLDAMLDSSLAGIEELCRIQREVLAEPYPGALPEPVEAEAGKKKFGA
- a CDS encoding ATP-binding protein yields the protein MLFPDEISSSGVRADPTEIAGLRVVTRRWLAKLPLSEDQRQDILLASYEALANAVEHAYAPDDAHGTLDYEAAYLPDEGEVVVRVVDHGSWHDAVDSDARRSRGHGLTLIRNLASDLQVSAGPKGTVVEMRWVLEETDRANNELSSHDAS